TTCatggttcaaaatttctAAAAAGATTCATGTCAAAGACAACAAGTGGCACCAACATACACCAGCAAGCCTCCATTGCAAAGGACGCCAATGGCAAAGAGTATTTTGTATCTTCGTCTGCAGAGTTCTTGATGCGGAAGCTAGCAGATTGGTCCATGATGCTTTCCGATTACAAAACTGCCTATTCCACCTACGACTCATTAAGCCATGATTTAGAGCACTACCCGAAGTATCTGGCATCCTGTTTAGAATGGTGCTCGGTATCTGTTTTGATGGGAGCCCAAAATATTGTGACCGCTAAGATGCTCAAGACCGACATTGATCCCTTGATTCAAAGAGCTGTAGAAACCTACGAAAATTGTGCATTATATGATACCCAGCTGAGTGGCAGTAAGAAAAGTAATTCTATGGCTCCTGTGCGGTCTTATGAGACTAGGTGCATGTTTTTAGCATCCGAACTGTTTTTGTCTCTAAGTGACACATGGACATCCACGCCTTACGCTTTGCGCAACCTCGAAACAATTTTAGCCGAATGTAGGCTCGGACCTTGTTCGCAGATCATGATATGGGAACGACTGAGTAATTgttatcaacaaagaattgatcacAGGATTCGACATAAAGTGAACGATGGAGCTATGAgtaatgaagaaaaggtggagaatgaagatgacagTGAAAAGGAGCATACGCATGCAGACATTGTCACACGAGGATTGACACGAATGCGTAAAGCTGcatttttccaattgatcgCTGCCAATAAATGGGCGGAACAAAAGCAGTGGAGACAGGCGAGCTGGTGCCTGAAAGATACAGAAGATGCCTACGCTGGAATTGAATTTGTCAACAGAAAGGACCTTGCTCTAGCAAAGCTCAAAGAAACACTGAAGAATGTTGAAATAGATTCGAGAACCATTGCGCCACCGAAAGATCAAGTAcatgttgaagaaaaagtgATTACAGATTAAATAAATGGCCAACTAAGGCAATGAACGTTAAAAGTCATTAAATTTTATATTACAATTATCAGAGGAACTTTAAGAGTTTCTCTGGAGGCACAGTATCAATCATCTCACTTTCGTCAGCGCGCGGATCGACTTGCTCGTATCCACTGTGGCCATTGAATACAAGAGCAAGCAAAACTCCAGTGATACCGATTATTACAACTGTGCCCAATGCTAGCGCTAGTCCAATCAGAACAACAAAACCTCGGTTTATCTTTCCGCTTTTACGAACTAAGGAACCctttgaaggtgaagtttgagaggaagaggtcgtgcttgatgaagaggatgtCGTTGTCCTGGTCGGATCTGATAGTAGGTTTTGGGAGTCATATAACTGTGAGTCATCTTGATTAGTAAAGAATGTGGTTCTTGATGggtcttcatcatcagcttTATTGGCAACATAATATGGcaaccatctttgaaagttgtaAATGGATGCCTGCGGATACTCTGCGTAATTTTGGCCTGCGACCAAAATTGCATCGaaggttgaagagaaggttTGTCTCTTGTCAAGGGCAGGCTCAGTTTTGACGGCAATCACATCAACTATCGATATGAGCGAACTATTATCAAATTCGAGATTCTGCCAATCACCATCGCTGTAGCCTGATAACGAAGTTTCATTCCAAGTTATAATATCATTGTCCTCTGCAATAAAGGACTTGATTGGTCCATTTGAATCCCAAACTAGAGGATTGACTTCGTAGTTGGACATATTAAATGATAGCAAGTTAACAGAAGTCTTATTCGCAACATTCATGGCACCAGAAATGAGTAGATCATAACTTTCTGAAAGTTGCATTTCTGTGATATTACCTGTAATCGAATTATTCGCGAATTTGGTCCATTGTTTTTGATCGTAATTGTAGAGACAAAGACCACTGCAATCGGCATCTGATATATGGTAGTCGCCACCGACTAGTAAGCTGGAGTTTCTATCGAAAAAGACCATTGAGCTAATGGTGCCGTTTTCTGATATGGTAGTATTGGCTAAGACATCGAAACTCGTTAAATTAAAGAGACTCAAGATAGGCTCATCAGTTGAGCCATCTGTGCCAATGGCTAAGATTGTACTGTTTTTCGAATACCGCATCGAATTTATAGTACCAAACCAGGTCCACGGTCCCTCTTTTCCATTGTCAAAATAAAGCTGCGATACAGACCCATACCGATATGCATAAGCGGTGACTGAGTCATTTAAATGGCAAGCAGCGTAGGGCTGGGCGCCATTCTGAAGGCTAAAGTGAGCGACTGAGGAATTACTGTATATCGAAGCCGAACCATACAAACCTGGGAATTGATTCTTCGTCACTGCACCCGAGAATAACGtgtcatcaaattgatttcttcctGCTGACCACAGCGAGAGTCCAAAAGTGGAGCTATTTGAGATGTAACTGTTAGATGAAAGGTTGAAAACGTACTCATTGTTGAAGACTAGCAATTCATCTTGTTGGAAAGAGACATTAGTGTAAGTCCTGAGAGTGGTTTCCAAGTTCCCAAAAGATCCAAAAACGCCATTAAATGTCAGGGTGCTAACGGGCTGAGATGAGAGGTTGAAAGTACCGAACAATATGATACCATCAGAATATGATGATATGCCTTCTACCGTGCCGCCTGTTGCATATTTTGCAGTAGAGGAAACGTGCAAGTCCTCATCAAGTTCAACTGCTGCAACACCCGAGACGCTACCACCAACCCATAGCGTATTGTTGTACATAGAAGAGAACAACGATGCATTCTTTGGGAAATTTTGAACCGTATAAGAGTTCAACGTGGTGTTTGCGATTGATGGTTTGCTATCAGTACTATTAGTGAAGTTCGATAATTGATATTGGAACATGCCATTCAAGGGAATTGTTTCATCAGTCTGGTTTTTCAAGATATCGACAGATTCAACGATAACCTCAAGGCGATCGGCAACAACAACATTGGAAGGATTGTTTGGACTAATGGGAGAGTAGTACTCCAGCGTTAACACCGGAGCGGTTTCGAGGTGCCCTGAATATACCTGGTCATATTTCATCGCTTCATTATTTTGATGCAACAGAATGGAAGACAGGATTGAGCCACCAACTTCGGACCACATGGTTACATTTACAATGGATCGAGACGTACAAGTCTGATCAGACGAGCATCCTGGTGTGTACAGGTTCATTGTGTATTGACCAGCATAATTGATGGCTGGATAAAACGTAACTTTGGGTAGAGTTTCTTGTCCAGTTCTGAAGTCAGCCACGAGATAGCTCTGACCGAACAAACCTTGTTGCCATTCGCTGTCCGATAGAGCAGAAGTAGACGCAATATCATTCGATTCGCAACCGACTTCGTTAAGCGAGTTGTTCGCGTACGTTGTTAACGTATCCTGATAAAGTtggaaagaagagagacCTACTGCATCCCCGTAGGAACTCAATGCTAGGAACT
Above is a window of Torulaspora delbrueckii CBS 1146 chromosome 6, complete genome DNA encoding:
- the RAX2 gene encoding Rax2p (similar to Saccharomyces cerevisiae RAX2 (YLR084C); ancestral locus Anc_8.256); the encoded protein is MYGLLFLLFQSVCLSLASQLENLKNKHGIVNIGTPRLDFPGEALQLFGGFNALTFPQYEGQENFTGTINNNTDSRGIVYYSNDTFIKLINGSSDSYVEKIVPFGSESFILGGSGSLLGYELGRQLLYNLSDLSLRPIFENSLTDVRVILEDYPVAYFGGNFSFDNGSTVGHSVATWNSSSNTTSLLPFGGFGEESIVNSIIKLDSDNILFTGEFYTLDDQTLLITNENTSKTNHSQSIEINELLPLRAATWNTDSDSSFDSSAFICPNSQKEAWSVPSTSGSLEASLPYESYPKKVRIYNSPEEHNAVSLFRIITKPSNGIMNLTYVDPLSGELLNCDAFCPLMLQDSLKAAVANGNTSQVVRLDNNLTDIQWSYDYQDFAFVNKIAVTDLQFLALSSYGDAVGLSSFQLYQDTLTTYANNSLNEVGCESNDIASTSALSDSEWQQGLFGQSYLVADFRTGQETLPKVTFYPAINYAGQYTMNLYTPGCSSDQTCTSRSIVNVTMWSEVGGSILSSILLHQNNEAMKYDQVYSGHLETAPVLTLEYYSPISPNNPSNVVVADRLEVIVESVDILKNQTDETIPLNGMFQYQLSNFTNSTDSKPSIANTTLNSYTVQNFPKNASLFSSMYNNTLWVGGSVSGVAAVELDEDLHVSSTAKYATGGTVEGISSYSDGIILFGTFNLSSQPVSTLTFNGVFGSFGNLETTLRTYTNVSFQQDELLVFNNEYVFNLSSNSYISNSSTFGLSLWSAGRNQFDDTLFSGAVTKNQFPGLYGSASIYSNSSVAHFSLQNGAQPYAACHLNDSVTAYAYRYGSVSQLYFDNGKEGPWTWFGTINSMRYSKNSTILAIGTDGSTDEPILSLFNLTSFDVLANTTISENGTISSMVFFDRNSSLLVGGDYHISDADCSGLCLYNYDQKQWTKFANNSITGNITEMQLSESYDLLISGAMNVANKTSVNLLSFNMSNYEVNPLVWDSNGPIKSFIAEDNDIITWNETSLSGYSDGDWQNLEFDNSSLISIVDVIAVKTEPALDKRQTFSSTFDAILVAGQNYAEYPQASIYNFQRWLPYYVANKADDEDPSRTTFFTNQDDSQLYDSQNLLSDPTRTTTSSSSSTTSSSQTSPSKGSLVRKSGKINRGFVVLIGLALALGTVVIIGITGVLLALVFNGHSGYEQVDPRADESEMIDTVPPEKLLKFL